One region of Carassius auratus strain Wakin unplaced genomic scaffold, ASM336829v1 scaf_tig00016592, whole genome shotgun sequence genomic DNA includes:
- the LOC113075259 gene encoding calcium/calmodulin-dependent protein kinase II inhibitor 2-like — protein MLYCCGGREKGEKEHTGAEEALMNSGETDTVTAGNREETPAAGMFDATDMPELLPPSGQLQPSPRDSVCQMQHLRVEFNRVFLSPESPQRRLGQRAPKLGQIGRSKRVVIEDEDLDDLMNNNNNSGPLPVPLSNEPS, from the exons ATGTTGTACTGTTGCGGTGGAAGGGAGAAGGGGGAGAAGGAGCACACGGGCGCGGAGGAGGCGTTGATGAACAGCGGGGAAACGGACACCGTCACCGCAGGAAACCGGGAAGAAACTCCAGCTGCAGGGATGTTTGACGCAACGGATATGCCTGAGCTCCTGCCGCCCTCGGGGCAACTTCAACCGAGTCCTCGTGACTCGGTGTGTCAGATGCAGCATTTGCGGGTTGAGTTCAACAGAGTCTTCTTGAGCCCCGAATCCCCTCAACGGAGGTTAGGCCAGAGGGCCCCCAAACTCGGACAAATTGGACGGTCAAAGAGag TGGTCATAGAGGATGAAGATCTGGACGACCtcatgaacaacaacaacaacagtggaCCTCTACCTGTCCCTCTCAGCAATGAGCCATCCTGA